From the Maioricimonas rarisocia genome, one window contains:
- a CDS encoding dipeptidase produces MDASQALPQVESFLQQHADRFVDELKDLLRIPSVSADSRHRDDVRQAANYVKERLEAAGLTAELVETAGHPIVYGEWTGAPGAPTALVYGHYDVQPPDPLDRWETPPFEPTVRDGRIYARGATDDKGQMYTHIKSVEAWLQTVGQLPVNVKFVIEGEEEVGSDNLDRFLEEQKERCRCDIVVVSDTSQYAPGIPAITYGLRGIMACEVTLHGPSQDLHSGVFGGAVANPANAMSRLIASLHDDEGRVTIPGFYDDVVPLTPEERQGFADLPFDEQEFLDGVGMTAPFGEPGYSTLERRWARPTCDVNGMISGYTGEGPKTIVPHYATAKITCRLVPDQDAQQLTENLRRHLEEQCPPGLRMEFQDYHGCPAIVSDPTSAAMDAARRAIATAFGNDPVMIREGGSIPVVSTFRDKLGVDTLLLGWGQNTDNLHSPNEHFRLEDFHRGTRASARLWAELVSST; encoded by the coding sequence ATGGATGCGTCCCAAGCTCTCCCCCAGGTCGAATCCTTCCTCCAGCAGCACGCCGACCGCTTCGTCGACGAACTGAAGGATCTGCTGCGGATTCCCAGCGTCAGTGCTGACTCGCGGCACCGGGACGATGTTCGCCAGGCGGCCAACTACGTGAAGGAACGTCTCGAAGCAGCTGGACTGACGGCCGAACTGGTCGAAACCGCCGGGCATCCGATCGTCTACGGCGAATGGACCGGCGCCCCGGGAGCACCGACAGCACTTGTTTACGGTCATTACGACGTGCAGCCCCCCGACCCGCTCGATCGCTGGGAAACGCCACCGTTCGAGCCGACCGTCCGGGACGGACGCATCTACGCCCGCGGCGCGACCGACGACAAGGGGCAGATGTACACGCACATCAAGTCGGTTGAAGCCTGGCTGCAGACCGTCGGCCAGCTGCCGGTCAACGTGAAGTTCGTCATCGAGGGGGAAGAGGAAGTCGGCAGCGACAACCTCGACCGCTTCCTCGAAGAACAGAAGGAGCGGTGCCGCTGCGACATCGTCGTCGTCAGCGACACCAGTCAGTACGCCCCCGGCATCCCCGCGATCACCTACGGTCTGCGGGGGATCATGGCCTGCGAGGTGACGCTGCACGGGCCGTCGCAGGACCTGCACAGCGGCGTGTTCGGCGGTGCGGTCGCCAATCCGGCCAACGCAATGTCCCGCCTGATCGCCTCCCTGCATGACGACGAAGGCCGGGTGACGATCCCCGGCTTTTACGACGACGTCGTGCCGCTCACACCCGAGGAACGGCAAGGCTTCGCTGACCTGCCGTTCGACGAACAGGAGTTTCTCGATGGCGTCGGCATGACGGCCCCATTCGGTGAGCCGGGCTATTCGACGCTCGAACGTCGCTGGGCCCGACCGACGTGCGACGTCAACGGAATGATCTCGGGCTACACCGGCGAGGGACCGAAGACGATCGTCCCGCACTACGCCACCGCCAAGATCACCTGCCGGCTCGTCCCCGACCAGGACGCGCAGCAGCTGACGGAGAACCTCCGCAGGCACCTGGAGGAACAGTGCCCGCCGGGACTGCGAATGGAATTCCAAGACTATCACGGCTGCCCGGCCATCGTCTCGGACCCGACCAGCGCCGCGATGGATGCGGCCCGTCGGGCAATCGCGACCGCCTTCGGCAACGACCCGGTGATGATCCGCGAGGGGGGCTCGATTCCCGTCGTGTCGACCTTTCGGGACAAATTGGGAGTCGATACACTCCTGCTCGGCTGGGGGCAGAATACTGATAATCTGCACAGTCCCAACGAGCATTTTCGTCTGGAAGATTTCCACCGCGGGACACGTGCCAGCGCCCGCCTCTGGGCGGAACTGGTCTCATCCACCTGA
- the serS gene encoding serine--tRNA ligase, with translation MLDLQFIIENRQAVEENCRDRRITVDLDRLSELSEQRRELISSGDELRRTQKEISSQIPKAPAEEKQGLIARGKELREQIAGRENELREVESQLREIQAGIPNMTHPDAPRGDEADSNVVRTWGEKPQFDFEPLDHVELAERLDLIDFESGAKVTGSGFYYLKNEAVLLELALIQYAVHKLRKEGFTLYTTPDLARDEVLEGTGYAPRGPETQIYSIQGTDLSLVATAEITLGGSLKDEILAAADLPLKVAGISHCFRTEAGGHGRAARGIYRVHQFTKVEMFGFTGPDTAASDEFLETIVRIEEEIFQGLGIPYQVLDIASGDLGGPAYRKYDLEAWMPGRGEGGSYGEVTSASNCTDYQSRRLAIRCKSDEWKGTRFVHTLNGTAVAVTRAIIAILENHQQADGSVIIPEVLRPWTGVDRIVPK, from the coding sequence ATGCTCGACCTACAGTTCATCATCGAGAACCGCCAGGCCGTCGAAGAGAACTGCCGCGACCGGCGGATCACCGTCGATCTGGACCGCCTGAGCGAGCTGAGCGAGCAGCGCCGGGAGCTGATCTCCAGCGGCGACGAACTGCGCAGGACGCAGAAGGAAATCTCCAGCCAGATCCCCAAGGCTCCTGCCGAAGAGAAACAGGGGCTGATCGCCCGCGGCAAAGAACTCCGCGAACAGATTGCCGGCCGCGAGAACGAACTCCGCGAAGTCGAATCGCAGCTTCGCGAGATCCAGGCCGGCATCCCCAACATGACGCACCCGGACGCCCCCCGCGGCGACGAAGCGGACAGCAACGTCGTCCGAACCTGGGGCGAGAAACCGCAGTTCGACTTCGAACCGCTCGACCACGTCGAACTGGCCGAACGCTTGGACCTGATCGATTTCGAGTCCGGAGCGAAGGTGACCGGCAGCGGGTTCTACTACCTGAAGAACGAAGCCGTCCTGCTGGAACTGGCTCTCATTCAGTACGCCGTCCACAAGCTCCGCAAGGAAGGCTTCACCCTTTACACGACGCCCGACCTGGCCCGGGACGAGGTGCTGGAGGGAACTGGATACGCCCCGCGCGGCCCCGAAACGCAAATCTATTCGATCCAGGGAACGGACCTGTCGCTGGTCGCCACTGCGGAGATCACGCTCGGCGGTTCGCTCAAAGACGAGATCCTCGCCGCCGCCGACCTTCCGCTGAAAGTGGCCGGCATCTCCCACTGCTTCCGGACCGAAGCGGGCGGACACGGCCGGGCGGCTCGGGGCATCTACCGCGTGCACCAGTTCACCAAGGTCGAGATGTTCGGCTTCACCGGTCCCGACACGGCCGCATCGGATGAGTTCCTCGAAACGATTGTCCGCATCGAAGAAGAGATCTTCCAGGGACTGGGCATCCCCTATCAGGTGCTCGATATCGCCAGTGGAGATCTGGGTGGACCGGCCTATCGGAAGTACGACCTCGAAGCCTGGATGCCGGGACGTGGCGAGGGAGGTTCGTACGGCGAAGTCACCTCCGCTTCGAACTGCACCGACTACCAGTCCCGCCGGCTGGCCATCCGCTGCAAGTCGGACGAGTGGAAAGGAACGCGTTTCGTTCATACCCTGAACGGAACCGCCGTTGCCGTGACTCGCGCGATCATCGCGATCCTCGAGAACCATCAGCAGGCGGACGGCAGCGTGATCATTCCCGAAGTCCTCCGACCGTGGACCGGTGTCGACCGGATCGTTCCCAAGTGA